The following coding sequences lie in one Daphnia pulex isolate KAP4 chromosome 1, ASM2113471v1 genomic window:
- the LOC124198692 gene encoding phenylalanine--tRNA ligase, mitochondrial-like, whose amino-acid sequence MTLLRKSLRFFAVQCRNCASKSSPNVEFTASTVDIDGRKFNRDKWTNVNPNILKYLNRNLHLKPGHPLCLLRENIISFMYKSFPNHAGNPIFSVFDRLNPIVTTKQNFDSLLIPQDHPSRTPSDCYYLNKDFILRGHTSSHQEELIASGLDSFVVMGDVYRRDEIDASHFPVFHQAEGVRLFAKHQLHDIDKEKVELFEDGKRTPHKQEYHTELTSDKLQHELKTCLTKLVHHLFGNDVETRWTETYFPFTHPSFELEVKFQDKWLELLGCGVIEQQILYNAGVPDKVGWAFGLGLERIAMRLYEIPDIRLFWSNDSGFLSQFQGATPNQKITYKSISQYPQCFNDVSFWLPEGGINSSDVYEIVRGVGGDIVEQVRLVDEFLHPKTKKRSQCFRIIYRHMERTLTQAEVGKVHERIKAQLAADLGVTLR is encoded by the exons ATGACCCTGTTGAGGAAAAGTTTACGGTTTTTCGCTGTGCAATGTCGGAACTGTGCATCAAAATCTAGTCCAAATGTAGAG TTTACCGCCTCTACTGTTGACATCGATGGCAGAAAATTCAATCGGGACAAATGGACAAATGTCAATCCCAATATTTTGAAGTATCTCAACAGGAACTTGCACTTGAAACCTGGACATCCTCTGTGCCTTCTTAGAGAGAACATAATCTCCTTTATGTACAAATCGTTTCCAAATCACGCTGGCAATCCAATATTCTCTGTCTTCGATAGATTAAATCCTATCGTCACTACCAAACAGAATTTTGACAG TTTGCTGATTCCTCAAGACCATCCAAGTCGAACACCCTCAGATTGCTACTACTTAAATAAGGATTTCATACTGAGGGGACACACTAGCTCTCATCAAGAAGAGCTGATTGCTAGTGGCTTAGATAGTTTCGTTGTCATGGGTGATGTGTATAGAAGAGACGAAATTGATGCCTCacattttccagttttccaCCAGGCTGAAGGTGTGAGACTGTTTGCCAAACACCAA CTTCATGATAtagacaaagaaaaagtagagTTGTTCGAAGATGGAAAGCGTACTCCTCACAAGCAAGAATATCACACTGAATTAACTTCTGATAAACTCCAACATGAATTGAAAACTTGCCTCACCAAGTTAGTCCATCACTTGTTTGGCAATG ATGTTGAAACAAGGTGGACAGAAACATATTTCCCATTTACCCATCCATCATTTGAATTGGAAGTCAAATTCCAAGATAAATGGCTGGAACTGCTGGGTTGCGGCGTGATTGAGCAACAAATTCTTTACAACG CTGGTGTTCCTGACAAGGTTGGCTGGGCTTTCGGTCTCGGGTTAGAGCGCATCGCTATGCGTTTATACGAAATACCCGACATTCGTCTCTTTTGGTCTAATGACTCTGGATTTCTGAGTCAGTTTCAAGGTGCGACTCCCAATCAGAAAATCACTTACAAG TCGATTAGTCAATATCCCCAGTGTTTCAATGACGTCAGCTTTTGGTTGCCTGAAGGAGGTATCAACTCCAGCGATGTTTACGAAATTGTCCGTGGCGTAGGAGGTGACATTGTTGAGCAA GTTCGATTAGTCGACGAATTCCTTCATCCAAAGACAAAGAAGCGGAGCCAATGCTTTCGCATCATCTACCGCCATATGGAGCGTACGCTGACTCAGGCAGAAGTCGGCAAAGTCCATGAACGAATTAAAGCGCAACTCGCTGCTGATTTAGGAGTAACTTTACGTTGA